From a single Miscanthus floridulus cultivar M001 chromosome 8, ASM1932011v1, whole genome shotgun sequence genomic region:
- the LOC136473466 gene encoding protein PXR1-like, giving the protein MEGEVATHHEPAKGKDKDHTEEAKPVKDKKEKKPKKEKKEKSEDKEKEKVREITDAAKLRTKLEKLDAKIDDLKAKKQEIVARLLELEGTSPASGEAAAQLVTSG; this is encoded by the exons ATGGAAGGAGAAGTTGCAACTCACCACGAGCCAGCAAAGGGGAAGGACAAG GATCACACTGAAGAGGCGAAACCTGTGaaagacaagaaggaaaagaagccaaagaaggaaaagaaagagaagagcgAGGACAAAGAAAAGGAGAAAGTTAGGGAGATCACCGACGCTGCCAAGCTGAGGACCAAACTAGAGAAGTTGGATGCAAAGATTGATGACCTAAAGGCCAAGAAGCAAGAGATTGTGGCTCGACTTTTGGAGCTTGAGGGGACATCACCAGCCAGTGGTGAAGCAGCTGCACAACTGGTGACTAGCGGGTGA